Genomic window (Acidobacteriota bacterium):
GGCGAGCGCCCTCGATCCCGCGGCGATCGCCGGCGCCTTCGCCTTCACGGCCCAGGGCGTCGACCTCTCGTACGGGCTGCCCCTGACCCACGGCGGCGTCGTGATCATGAGCGCCGCGGCCGGAACGATCGCGAGCGGCACGTACTTCGAGAACGACGGCGGCTCCACATATTCGTCGGCGACGGCCGGGACGCTGACGGCCCCGGACGGGTTCGGCCGCGGGACCATCGACCTCGGCGTCGGCGTCGCCTTCGCTTATTATGCCGTCCGGGGCCAGGTCCTGCGGCTCATCGAGAAGGACTTCCCATCCGCCATGACCGGTGGCGGCATGTACGGGCAGGGCCAGGCGGGACTGAGCCAAACATTCTCCGCGGCCTCCTTGAACGGGAGCTTCGTCCTCTCCCACGCGGGAGGAACGGGACACGGGGCTTTGGCCGCGGCCGGGCAGTTCACGGCCGACGGGGCGGGCAATTTCACGGCCGGGGAGACCGACCTCAACAACGCCGGCGTGGGCGCCTTCGCCTCGATCTCCGGGCAGTCCCGCTACACGATGGCCGCCAACGGCGCCGGCTGGGTCACGCTCCCTCCGATCGTGGACCAGCTGGGGGACGTCTCCCTGCTGCTGATCCTGGCGGTGGACCCGGACCTCAACCTGGTCGATCCGTCGAGCCCGACCGGGGGCGGCGGGGCCCTGGTGATGGATTTCGACGCCGGCGCGGTCGGGTCCGGATACGTCGTGCCGCAAACGGCCGGGACCTTCGACGGCAATTACGCCCTCAACCTGCAATTCGTCGGCTCGTCGGGGGAGAATGACTGGATCGGGCAGGCGGCGGCCTCGGCCGGGGCGCTCGCCGGGACCGTCGACATCAACGCCTCGGGGCAGACGACGGCCGGCGCCGGCTTCACGGGTGCGTTCGGGGCCGACGCCTCGCGTCCCGGCCGCTGGACGGGGACGTTCACGGCGGGCGGGACCACCCACGCTATCGCCTATTACCAGGTGAGCGACGCCGCTTTCATGATCGTCGATATGGACAGCGCCGACGTCGGGATCGGCCTCGTCCAGAAGCAATAGGGAAGGGCCGAAGGCCGGGCCAGGCGGGCTTCCTCCGCCGGGCGGATTCGGGTACAATCGCGGCATGCCTTCCGACACCCAAGTTATCTTCTCCATGTCCGGCGTCGGCCGGGTCCACCCGCCGAACAGGCAGGTCCTCAAGGACATCTCGCTCGGCTTTTACTACGGGGCCAAGATCGGCGTCCTCGGGCTCAACGGCGCGGGGAAATCGACCCTGCTCGGCATCATCGCCGGGCGGGACAAGGACTATATCGGCGAGGTCGCCCTGAGCAAGGGCTACACGGTCGGCCTGCTCGAGCAGGATCCCCGGCTCGACCCGGCCAAGACCGTCGTCGAGATCGTCCGCGAAGGCGTGCAGCCCGTGGTCGACCTGCTGGCCCGCTACGACGCGGTCAACGACAGGCTGGGCGACCCTGAAGCCGATATGGACGCGCTCCTGGCCGAGCAGGCCCGGCTGCTCGAGGAGATCGAGAAGCACGACGCCTGGAACCTCGACAACCACCTCGAGATCGCCATGGAGGCCCTGCGCTGCCCGCCGCCGGAGACGCCGGTGACCGTCCTTTCCGGCGGCGAGCGCCGCCGCATCGCCCTGACCCGACTGCTCCTCCAGGAGCCCGACATCCTGCTCCTCGACGAGCCGACGAACCACCTCGACGCCGAGTCGGTCGCCTGGCTCGAGCGGCACCTGCGGGACTACAAGGGCACGGTCATCGCCGTCACCCACGACCGCTACTTCCTCGACAACGTGGCCGGCTGGATCCTGGAGCTCGACCGGGGCGAAGGCATCCCCTGGAAGGGCAACTACTCATCGTGGCTCGAGCAGAAGCAGGCCCGTCTGGCCGTCGAGGAGAAGACCGAGTCGCGCCGCCAGCGGACCCTGGCCCGCGAGCTCGAATGGGTCCGCATGTCGCCCAAGGCCCGCCAGGCCAAGGGCAAGGCCCGCGTCACCGCCTACGAGAAGCTCCTCGGCCAGGATTTCGAGCGCTACCGCGACGAGCAGGAGCTGCCCATCCCGCCCGGGCCGCGCCTCGGCGATCTCGTCATCGAGCTCGAGAACGTGTCCAAGGCCTACGGCGACCGGGCCCTCATGGACGGCCTGTCGATCGGCATCCCCCCCGGGTCGATCGTCGGGGTCATCGGCCCGAACGGGGCCGGCAAGACGACCCTGCTCAGGATGATCACCGGCTCGGAGAAGCCCGACGCCGGGCGCATCCGGATCGGCGAGACGGTCAAGGTCGCCTACGCCGACCAGGCCCGGGCCCTCGACCCGGCCAGGACCGTGTGGGAGGAGATCTCGGGCGGCGAGGACATCCTCAAGGCCGGCGGCCGGGAGCTGAACACCCGGGCCTATTGCGCCTCGTTCGGCTTCGGCGGCGCCGACCAGCAGAAGAAGTGCGGCAGCCTCTCCGGCGGCGAGCGCAACCGCGTCCACATCGCCAAGGCGGTGTCGGAGGGGGGCAACGTCCTCCTCCTCGACGAGCCGACCAACGACCTGGACGTCAACACCCTGCGGGCCCTCGAGGACGCGCTGGCCGGGTTCGCCGGCTGCGCCGTCGTGGTCAGCCACGACCGCTGGTTCCTCGACCGGGTCGCGACCCATATCCTGGCCTTCGAGGAGGACGGCGGCATCCACTGGATCTTCGGGAATTACTCGGAATACCGCGAGGACCTTCACCGTCGCAAGGGCGCCGCGGCCGACCAGCCCCACCGGCTGAAGCACCGGACGCTGAGGCGCTAGCGCCGGGAAGGCCGCGCTCCCCTTAGTCGATCACGACATCGACCTGCCCGGCGATCTTCGGGTCCTTCTTGTCCCAGACCTTGAACGTGACCTTGTCGCCTTTCTTGAATCCGGGGTTCTTGAAGTAAGCCTTCGTCCGGAACCCGTTGAAGCTGAACATCCAGCCTTCGTCGACGGCCAGCTCGGTCCGCATCGTCAGGGGCGGATAGAAGTCGCTGCGCTCGGGGAAGTTGTAAAAGCGGATCCAGGACGCGATGATGCCTTCCTTCCCCAGGTGGCGATAGAAGTCGATGTCGTGGATCTCGCCCCTGTAGTCCTGGCGCAGCTCCCGGAGCGGGACCATCTTGTATTCCTGGCCCCCATAGACCATGGCGATCGTGTCCCGGGTGACGACGATCTCCTGGCTCTGGCTCTTGGCCGCCATGTAGATGACGAACATGACGTACGGGCTGTTGATCTGGAAATCGACAAGGGCGGCGTCGACGGCCAGGAGGATGGGCCCGTGCTCGTCGGCGAAGGCGCCCATGCCCAGATCGTCGGTCTTCTGCGCGTAAGCGGCGGCGCAAAGAAGCAGGATCAGCGGAACGACCCTCAAGATCTTCATCCGAAACCTCCTTGGATCAAGATGACATTCCCCGGTCCGGGGATCAGCCGGGATCCCCGCGAAGCATCCGACACCCCTCATTTAGCAAGGTTCATGCCAGGTTCGACGGGAGTGACGCCGCAGTTTTTCAGGCGTGAAGGCCGCTCCCCGTCCGGATGTTGAGGCCCTTTTCCTGCCGGACAGGATGCCGGCAGGCCGGGATCCGCGCCCGGCGAAACAGCACTCCGGGGAGGACGTCCGCGGCGCGGACGGTCCGCCGGCCGGCGGACCCTGGCATGGAGTTTGCATGATTAATGGGGAAAAAGGAGGTTGGCCATGAAGCGCATGCGCTGGATCCTTCTCTTGACCGTCGCGGCGGCGCTGGCCGGGACGGCCGGGCTTCGGGCGGAAGGGAGGCCCGGAAGGGGTGGCGCGCTCCCCACAGCCGCCGCCCCCCCGAGCGGCGGCGCCGCCCTCGACATCGGGTACTGCTACGATTACCTGGCGCCGTACGGAACATGGATCGGCCTGGCCCCCCACGGCTACGTCTGGTGCCCGCGGCATATGGGCTACCGCTGGCGGCCGTATATCGACGGCTACTGGATCTGGACCGATTGGGGCTGGACCTGGATCTCCGATTACGATTGGGGCTGGATGCCATTCCATTACGGCCGCTGGGGCTGGGACGATGATCTCGGCTGGTTCTGGGTCCCGGGGACCGTCTGGGGGCCGGCCTGGGTGACGTGGAGGTGGAGCGACCTCTATTTCGGGTGGGCGCCCATACCGCCGGGCCTCGATTTCCGGGCCGGGATCGACTTCGATGCGCTCGCGCTCGGCATCCCCTTCAACTTCTGGGTATTCGTCGGAGGATCCCATTTCCTGGACAGGGACCTCGGCCGCTATTGCCTGCCGTACGAGCGGAACGCGACGATCATCGGCCTGACCGCCCCCCGTAACCGCTTCGAGTTCCGAGGCGGCCGGATGGCGAACCAGGGGATCGACGTGGAGACCATCCGCCGGATCACCCGCCGGCAGGTCCTGCGCTACGACCTGGCGGATTCCGACCGCCCGGGCGGGGCCCTGGTCGCCGGGCGCTCTGCCAGGATCTACCAGCCGGGCTTTGCCGAGGACCGCGCGGCCCGGCCGAAGGAATTCCTGGACCAGGACCAGGCCCGCCGCGAGCTGGCGCCGGCCAAGGTCTTTGAGCCCCGGCGGGAGGCCAAGCCCGCCAAGCCGGATGCGGCGGTCCGGAAGCGGCAGGCCCAGGAGCGGAGCCTCATGCTGCAGAGCCAGGCCCAGGAGCGGCAGGACCTGGAGCGCCGCCGGAAAGAAGAGGGCCGGGCGATGAAGGGCGCGGACGAAAAGGCCAGGAGCCAGCAGGACTATCAGGCCCGAATGGCCGAACGGCAAAAGCAGCATCAGGACGAACAACAGAAGATGAACCAGCGGCATCAGCAGGACCGGCAGCAGGTCCGGCAGTCCGGTCCATCGAAGCAACAGGCGCCGCCGCCCCGGAAGAAATGAGGGGGAGCCCCTGAGCGGGCTCGTCCGGGGCGCGGCTCCGAATAGATAGCGGGCCTCGCTCCGGACGGGCCGGGCGCCGTCCCTGGCCATGGCGAGGAGGCGGCGCCCGGCCCGGGCCGGAGCCGTTGGATCCCTTCCGGCGCTATTTCTTCTTCAGCAGCTCGGCGACGGCCGCTTCGACCTGCTGGTCGCGGCCGGCCGACATGACGTCGGGGTCGTTCTTGACCAGGATGTCCGGCTCGAGCTGATTGTTCTCGCAGAGCCTGCCGTCGGGCATCCGCCAGCCGCCCTGGGGGATGCCGAAGCGCAGGGTCGGGTCGATCTGCGACTCCCACCAGACGAAAGTCCCCGTGCCGGGGACGGGCATGCCGAGCGTCTGGCCGATGCCGCGGACCTTGTACTCGACCGGGAAGAGATGGGCGTCCGAATAGTTGCATTCGCCCATCAGGACGATGGACGGCCTGATCCATTTGCCGTAGGGCTCGACGCCGACGATCTGGCCGCGGGGCACGATGTCGAAGACCTTCTTGCCGGCCAGGAAATCGGCCAGGGTGTCGTGGAGGTTGCCCCCGCCGTTGAAGCGGGTGTCGACGATCAGGGCCTCCTTGCCGGCGCAGAGGCCCATGACCTCCTCGATGACCACGCGGTAGCTGGAATCGCCCATGCTCCGGACGTGGACGTAGCCCAGCCGGCCGCCGGACAGGCGGTCGACCTCGGCCCGGCGGTTGCGGACCCAGCGCTGGTAGAGGAGGTTCCCCTCCTCGCCGAGGGAGATCGGCTTGACGGTTTCCTCCCAGCGGCTCCCCGAGACGGGATCGAACACCGACAGCAGGGTCAGCTGGCCGGCCTTGCGATTGAGCAGCCTGTAATGGTCGGCGGTCCGGTCGAGGGCCTGGCCGTCGATCTTCTCGATGACGTGTCCGGCCCGGATCCTGAGCTCGGCCTTGTCGAGCGGCCCGCCGGCCACGATCTCGGCGACCTTGAGGCCGGGGCCCGCGAAATCATAGTCCATGAACAGGCCCAGCGCGGCCGTGGCGTCGGCCGCCGGCTGGCGCTGGGGCGAATAATAACAGCCCGTGTGCGAGACGTTCATCTCGCCCAGGAGCTCGCTGACCATCTCGGCGTAGTCGTAGTTGTTGGCGATGAAGGGCAGGAACTTCTTGTAGACGCCGTAATAGCCGTCCCAATCGGCGCCGTAGAGGTCGGCGACGAGCAGCTTCTGCTTGATCTGCCGCCACATGTGGTCATACATGTAGGCCTTCTCGGCGGTCGCGTCGAAGGCCAGCTCGCCGCCGAGAGCGACCGGCTCGGACTTGCCGCTCTCCGGGTCGATCTTGACCACCCGGCCGTCGACGAAGACGACGAGCGACTTGCCGTCGGCCGTCATCTCCATGCCGGTCTGGTTGGCGCCGAGCTTGGCCAGGAGCTTGGTGTCCCGCGTCCGCGTCTCGGTCACCCAGAGGTCGTAGCCCTTCTCGAAGCGGGCCAGGTAGAAGAGCTTGTCGCCGTTCTTGGACAGGGCCTGATCGGCGATGTCGGCCGAATGGATGGTCAGGCGGACCTTGCGCCGCTCGATCCCGTCGAGCTCGAAGACGAGGTCCTTTTTCGGCTCCTCGGGCTTGACCGCGGCGGCCTTGTCCTTGGGTTTTTCCTTCTCGGCCTTGGCCTTGTCCTCCTTGGCCTTGTCCTCCTGCTCCTTGAGCAGGGCGAAATCCTCCTTGGACAGGCGGAACCGGTCGTAGGCGGCCCGGGTGAAGAACGTGCCGTAAATATCCATCTCGACGGCGCTGCCGTCGGTGTTGACGGCCCCTTCGCGCGTCGAGCCGTAGATCATCATCGTCCCGTCCATGGCCCAGCGGGGGTTGAAGGCGCCGAAGCCGTTCTTGGTCAGGTCGACGACCTGGCCCCTGCCGTCGCTCGAGACAAGCCCGACCTGGGGGGTGAAGAGACGGGTGAAGGCGAACTGGACCAGGAACCACTTGCCGTCCGGGCTCCAGCGATAGGACTGGTCGCCGTCGGAGTAAGAATAGTTATATTGGGCCGGCAGGATCGTCCGGGTCTCCTTCGTGGCCAGGTTGACGACCTTGAGGACGACGCGGTTCTCCAGGTAGGCGACCTCCTTGCCGTCCGGCGAGAACTGCGGCTGGTACTCCTCGGCCGCCGTGGCGATGACCGGCTCCTCCCTGAGGACGGTCGAGGCGTAGAAGTAGGGCTCCTCCTTGCGGACGATGGAGGTCGTGTAGACGTTCCAGTTGTTGTCGCGCTCGGCGGCGTAAACGACCGAACGGCCGTCGGGGCTGAAGCCGACGCTGCGCTCCTGGCCGGGCGTGCCGGTGACCCGCTTGGCGGCGCCGCCTTCGACGCTGCCGACGAAGACCTCGCCGCGGAAGACGTAGGCCATCTCCTTGCCGTTGGGGGAGAGCTGCAGCTCGGTGATGCCGCCCCCGACCGCCAGGGGCCGTTCGAGGACCTGGCGGCCGTCCTCGGCGATGCGGATATCGACGCGCCGGGGCTCCGCCGCGCCGGACTTGGTATAGATCTCGCCGTCGAACCCGAAGCACAGCAGGCCGTTGTCGGCGCGGGTCAGGAAGCGGACCGGGTTCCTGGTGAACGAGGTCACCGGCGTCGAGGCGGCCGGCCGGCTCAACGAGCTCTTGTAGACGTTGAACGAGCCGCCCCGCTCGCTCAGGTAATAGAAATCGTCGCCGTTCGCGTCGAAGACCGGATTGCGGTCCTCGCCCTTGAAGGTCGTCA
Coding sequences:
- the ettA gene encoding energy-dependent translational throttle protein EttA, whose product is MPSDTQVIFSMSGVGRVHPPNRQVLKDISLGFYYGAKIGVLGLNGAGKSTLLGIIAGRDKDYIGEVALSKGYTVGLLEQDPRLDPAKTVVEIVREGVQPVVDLLARYDAVNDRLGDPEADMDALLAEQARLLEEIEKHDAWNLDNHLEIAMEALRCPPPETPVTVLSGGERRRIALTRLLLQEPDILLLDEPTNHLDAESVAWLERHLRDYKGTVIAVTHDRYFLDNVAGWILELDRGEGIPWKGNYSSWLEQKQARLAVEEKTESRRQRTLARELEWVRMSPKARQAKGKARVTAYEKLLGQDFERYRDEQELPIPPGPRLGDLVIELENVSKAYGDRALMDGLSIGIPPGSIVGVIGPNGAGKTTLLRMITGSEKPDAGRIRIGETVKVAYADQARALDPARTVWEEISGGEDILKAGGRELNTRAYCASFGFGGADQQKKCGSLSGGERNRVHIAKAVSEGGNVLLLDEPTNDLDVNTLRALEDALAGFAGCAVVVSHDRWFLDRVATHILAFEEDGGIHWIFGNYSEYREDLHRRKGAAADQPHRLKHRTLRR
- a CDS encoding DUF6600 domain-containing protein codes for the protein MKRMRWILLLTVAAALAGTAGLRAEGRPGRGGALPTAAAPPSGGAALDIGYCYDYLAPYGTWIGLAPHGYVWCPRHMGYRWRPYIDGYWIWTDWGWTWISDYDWGWMPFHYGRWGWDDDLGWFWVPGTVWGPAWVTWRWSDLYFGWAPIPPGLDFRAGIDFDALALGIPFNFWVFVGGSHFLDRDLGRYCLPYERNATIIGLTAPRNRFEFRGGRMANQGIDVETIRRITRRQVLRYDLADSDRPGGALVAGRSARIYQPGFAEDRAARPKEFLDQDQARRELAPAKVFEPRREAKPAKPDAAVRKRQAQERSLMLQSQAQERQDLERRRKEEGRAMKGADEKARSQQDYQARMAERQKQHQDEQQKMNQRHQQDRQQVRQSGPSKQQAPPPRKK
- a CDS encoding S41 family peptidase translates to MSIHSRSRAKSFAWLLLLPFVLAAALPLAAQDRPLWLRYPAVSPDGQTILFCYKGDIYKVPAAGGQAVPLTISEAYDFSPVWSHDGKWIAFASDRYGNFDVFLMPAQGGEARRLTYHSASDVPSSFTADDKAVLFTSARQDAAANVQFPTSTFPELYSVPAGGGEASLVLTQPAIAATVDRSGARIIYHDQKGYESDWRKHHTSAITRDIWVYDLKAKKNTMLTTFKGEDRNPVFDANGDDFYYLSERGGSFNVYKSSLSRPAASTPVTSFTRNPVRFLTRADNGLLCFGFDGEIYTKSGAAEPRRVDIRIAEDGRQVLERPLAVGGGITELQLSPNGKEMAYVFRGEVFVGSVEGGAAKRVTGTPGQERSVGFSPDGRSVVYAAERDNNWNVYTTSIVRKEEPYFYASTVLREEPVIATAAEEYQPQFSPDGKEVAYLENRVVLKVVNLATKETRTILPAQYNYSYSDGDQSYRWSPDGKWFLVQFAFTRLFTPQVGLVSSDGRGQVVDLTKNGFGAFNPRWAMDGTMMIYGSTREGAVNTDGSAVEMDIYGTFFTRAAYDRFRLSKEDFALLKEQEDKAKEDKAKAEKEKPKDKAAAVKPEEPKKDLVFELDGIERRKVRLTIHSADIADQALSKNGDKLFYLARFEKGYDLWVTETRTRDTKLLAKLGANQTGMEMTADGKSLVVFVDGRVVKIDPESGKSEPVALGGELAFDATAEKAYMYDHMWRQIKQKLLVADLYGADWDGYYGVYKKFLPFIANNYDYAEMVSELLGEMNVSHTGCYYSPQRQPAADATAALGLFMDYDFAGPGLKVAEIVAGGPLDKAELRIRAGHVIEKIDGQALDRTADHYRLLNRKAGQLTLLSVFDPVSGSRWEETVKPISLGEEGNLLYQRWVRNRRAEVDRLSGGRLGYVHVRSMGDSSYRVVIEEVMGLCAGKEALIVDTRFNGGGNLHDTLADFLAGKKVFDIVPRGQIVGVEPYGKWIRPSIVLMGECNYSDAHLFPVEYKVRGIGQTLGMPVPGTGTFVWWESQIDPTLRFGIPQGGWRMPDGRLCENNQLEPDILVKNDPDVMSAGRDQQVEAAVAELLKKK